The Halotia branconii CENA392 region CATGTCGTCAGCGAAGACATTGGTCTACCCAAAGACGCTTATGTGGAAGACTGGATCAAACAAGCGATCGCTCATCTAAGCAGCAGCGAACAAGTTAGTTAGTCAAGGTGCATTCCCCATGCCCTATGCCCTATGCCCTATGATTGGATAGCAGAATCTCTTACAACCATTCACCGAGCAGATTGGTATCGCTCAGTACAAACAATCCACGGTCGCCCTGGTGCTACTGTGCTTTTGGCTGGGCAAGAGGTGATTAACTTTGCCAGTAACGATTATTTGGGATTGGCTGGAGATGAACGCTTAATGACTGCGGCAATTGCTGCCATTCAAAAATTTGGGACTGGTAGTACTGGTTCTCGATTACTTAGTGGACATCGTGAATTACATCGGGAATTAGAGCAGGCGATCGCATATCTAAAACAAACAGAAGATGCAGTAATATTTAGTTCTGGGTATCTAGCAAATTTAGGTGCAATTACTGCTTTAGTAGGTAAGCGCGATTTAATTTTATCCGACCAGTACAATCATTCAAGTCTCAAAAATGGGGCGATTCTCAGCGGTGCAACGGTAATTGAATATCCACACTGTGATGTTGCAGCACTAAAAACCCAATTAATTCAACAGCGGCAAAACTACCGACGCTGTTTGATAATTACTGATAGTGTCTTCAGCATGGATGGTGATTTATGTCCCTTACCAGCACTTTTAGCTCTAGCTGATGAGTTTAGCTGTATGCTGCTAGTCGATGAAGCTCATGCCACTGGGGTACTAGGAAAAACTGGCGCTGGATGCGTCGAACATTTTGGATGTACAGGTAGGCAATTAATTCAAATTGGCACTTTAAGTAAAGCCTTGGGTAGCTTAGGCGGATACGTTGCCGGAAGTGCTACTTTAATTGACTTTTTACGGAATCGCGCCCCTAGTTGGATTTATACCACTGCACTTTCACCCGCAGACACAGCAGCAGCCTTAGCAGCAATTAAAACATTGCAGCAAGAACCACAACGCCTAAACCAATTGTGGCGGAATATAGATTATTTAAAAAATTTAATACACGAACAGCTACCTAATTTAAAATTGTTACCTTCAGAATCACCTATATTATGTCTTCAATTGCCAAGTGCTGCTGCGGCACTCAATGCTGCTAAACAACTCAAAAATCATGGCATTTTTGCCCCAGCAATTCGTCCGCCCACAGTACCCATAAGTCGGATTAGAATTTCTGTAATGGCAACTCATCAACCAACGCATATTGAGAAATTAGTAGCAGCATTAAATAACATTAATAAAAAATTATAAATCACTTTTATATCAAAATTAACAGGAAAATTAACAATGGTAAGCAGCCTTAAAGAACTAATTGATGAGCCAGAATTGGGACATGCTGAAGATCCAGAGGAAAGGTTCATCAGCAGTGGCGTAAGTTGGGATAGCTATGAATCATTACTAGCCAAGCTAAAAGACAACTTTCATTATCGTGTTACTTATTTAGATGGAATATTAGAGATAGTGTCGCCATCAATCAGGCATGAAAAAATCAAAACGAATTTAGGGATGTTGTTAGAACGTTTCTTTTACAGCAAACGCATTCGTTTTGTACCTATGGGAAGTTTCACTTTTAAAAACAAAGCAAAAAAAGCAGGTGCGGAACCAGATGAATGTTACTGCCTAGGTGAAGAAAAAAACGTATCAGACTTAGCGATAGAAGTAGTTGTCACCAGCGGTAATATTAATAAACTGGAAATCTACCGAAGATTAGGAGTTGCAGAAGTTTGGTTTTGGGAGAGAAACCAATTTAAGTTATACCATCTGCGAGAAAGTTCTCAGAAAGAACAAGCCACAGTTTACTCTGATACCTATGGATATGAGCAAATAGCAACAAGTGAAATACTGCCAGAATTGGATATTTCTTTGTTAGAGCAATGCATTTCAATTTCAGATTCAATTCAAGCTGTTGATGAATTTGGACAGGGACTAAAAACGGTCATTAATTAAAACAGAATGGTCACAACCGCTTAAGAATTACTTATTGAGTTACCTAAAACTTGTTGTTTAAGTAATTCAATTTCTTGAGCTAATTCTTGGCGAGTTGAAGACTTTATAAGATAACGAAAAATAAACCAACTTACATAACCAAGTCCAATCACCTCAAAAATTGGTGCTAGTAATGGAATATCATTGATTGCATCTACCATTGCTAACAATACCTTGCCTGTCACAATTGCCGCCACAATCAAAACGACAGTAATTAAAGGCTGTTTATATTTTTGAAAAAATCTACTAAAATATTTGGGCAATTGCGTTATAGATTCAGCAGTCTTTGTGCTAATTTGCCGCCATTGAGATTTAGGTTCTTTAGCTGGTGGTAACTTAGGCAAGTTTTCATTTTCTGCACTTTGGAGTGCTAGCATACCTTCTTGCGACATAGCATTTGCTGATTCGAGTCGCTGTTGTTCAGTTTCCATAATTTTTCTTTTTTAGCGATAACAGCAGTTTTAATAAGGGGTTAGGAACTAGGGGTTAGGGATTAGAGTGGTGTATTTCGTTCATCAAAAAACTGTTATGTTATAGATTTTAGATTAAGTACTAATCTAAAATCTATAAATTACCTATTCACTAATTTAGCTTTGTGGCGGAGCAACTATTGCTTTAACAACTACATTAGTGACACCTTTGATTTCCTTTGATAAAGGTTCAATTTTAGATAACTGATCCTGATTTTTAACAGTACCTGCTACAGTAACAGTACCATCTTTTGCAGCCTCAACTGTTAGTTGACCACCAGGAATATTAGCCTCCAACTTAGAGCGTACTTCACTTGCTAAGTCACCTACGGCTCTATCTGCGTCACCCCCAGTTACATTATTGCGTCCTTCACGAGCGCGAATATCAGCATTAAGTTGTCTTCTACGAAGTTCACTCTGAGCATCTTCTTTAGCAGCTTGTGTTGTTTCCACAGATGGAGCCTCTGGGGTTTCACCTGGAGCAGGGGCTTCTACGCTTGTTTTGGCAGGATTTTGACAAGCAACTGCGCCAAAAAGTAAAAAACCACTAATTAAGAAGGGAGTTAGCTTTTTCATTTGTTTAATTCTTGATCGAAGCGTGAAAATTGTGAAAGTCTTTGCTATTTATTAAGAGCGACCAGGAGCAAGTTTCTTTGTTGCTCCTAGAAGAATCAATCAAAATTAACTTGGGTTAGATTCTTTCATCTCGGTGATCAACAACGATTACATTAGGATCGTCGTGATCGCTTGTTGCTGAATAAACAGGTGTTTCATCATAACGGTTGCGGTTGAGGTCTGGGCGATATGCTCTATTGTTGTCATTGACATCGTAGGTGGCAAATTCTTCAATACCCCGATGTCTGAGAATCGCTTCAGCTTGACGGACTTCAGATTCCGTCCCATCAACGATGATTAAGTAATCGCCTCTTTGAAAGCGATCGTTATAAACTCGTGCCCGATCTTCAGGAATACCTAAACCAACAAGTCCGCCAACAATACCTCCGGCTGCTGCACCAATAGCACCACCTGCAACTGTTGTTGCGATCGCAGTGGCTGCTGCACCACCTGCAATTACAGGACCGACTCCAGGAATGGCTAAAGCACCAAGACCAACTAACAAGCCTCCTAAACCTCCCAAAGCGCCGCCTGTAACTGCTCCAGTTTTTGCTCCTTCGTCTGCCTTATTGCCGACACCAACATTTCTATCTGCACCAGCAATATTATGACCTGTTGTATCTTTAGCAATTAGCGAGACGTAACTCATCGGAAAACCAGCGTCTCGAAGTTCGCTCAATGCTGCTTCTGCGTCCCGGCGATGGGAAAATACGCCGATCGCTCGTCTAGTATGATTAATATTGGTATGAGTTGGAGCTGTATGAGCAACATCAGTGGTTACACGCTCGCTGTCAGGATAGTCATACACCCCAAACTCTTCTATCCCATGTCTACTGAAAATTGCTCTTGCTGTAACGATTTCTGCATCTGTGCCATCAAGCATCACCAAGTAGTGACCCCGTTCTACCCGTTCGTTGTAAACTCTGGCTCGTTCTTCAGGGATTCCTAAACCAATTAATGCGCCAATTAAACTACCTGCTACAGCACCAATACCAGCACCAGCTAAAGTTGTAGCCAAAGCGGTTGCAGTTGCTCCTGCAAGCATAATTGGCCCAACTCCAGGAATTGCTAAAGTTCCCAGACCAACTAATAAGCCAGTCAGACCACCCAAAACACCGCCAGAGACTGCTCCTGCTGTCGCGCCTTCGTCAGCTTTATCGCCAACTTTTTCGGTGACTTGAGTCCCAGCAATATCATCTCTTTTATCTGCATCCCTGGCAATGACAGAAACTCTGTCCATTGGAAAGCCTGTATTTTTCAATTCATGTAATGCTTGTTCAGCATTTGTGCGATTTGAAAATACACCTACGGCACGTCTACGTACACCTACAACCATTATTTACTTCTCCTTAAATACGAAATTATTTATTTACGAATTTATTAGATGTCACCTTCTTTCTAATTAACGCCCATTTTTATTAAAAATGCATCAATCTAGTGGAATAAATTCTTTCTATATCATTAGATATAGATTTGTTTTACGAACAGAAAAAATCAAAATCAACGAATTATTTACATAAAATATTTATTTTTATACTTTTATGCA contains the following coding sequences:
- the bioF gene encoding 8-amino-7-oxononanoate synthase, whose protein sequence is MPYDWIAESLTTIHRADWYRSVQTIHGRPGATVLLAGQEVINFASNDYLGLAGDERLMTAAIAAIQKFGTGSTGSRLLSGHRELHRELEQAIAYLKQTEDAVIFSSGYLANLGAITALVGKRDLILSDQYNHSSLKNGAILSGATVIEYPHCDVAALKTQLIQQRQNYRRCLIITDSVFSMDGDLCPLPALLALADEFSCMLLVDEAHATGVLGKTGAGCVEHFGCTGRQLIQIGTLSKALGSLGGYVAGSATLIDFLRNRAPSWIYTTALSPADTAAALAAIKTLQQEPQRLNQLWRNIDYLKNLIHEQLPNLKLLPSESPILCLQLPSAAAALNAAKQLKNHGIFAPAIRPPTVPISRIRISVMATHQPTHIEKLVAALNNINKKL
- a CDS encoding Uma2 family endonuclease translates to MVSSLKELIDEPELGHAEDPEERFISSGVSWDSYESLLAKLKDNFHYRVTYLDGILEIVSPSIRHEKIKTNLGMLLERFFYSKRIRFVPMGSFTFKNKAKKAGAEPDECYCLGEEKNVSDLAIEVVVTSGNINKLEIYRRLGVAEVWFWERNQFKLYHLRESSQKEQATVYSDTYGYEQIATSEILPELDISLLEQCISISDSIQAVDEFGQGLKTVIN
- a CDS encoding CAAD domain-containing protein — encoded protein: METEQQRLESANAMSQEGMLALQSAENENLPKLPPAKEPKSQWRQISTKTAESITQLPKYFSRFFQKYKQPLITVVLIVAAIVTGKVLLAMVDAINDIPLLAPIFEVIGLGYVSWFIFRYLIKSSTRQELAQEIELLKQQVLGNSISNS
- a CDS encoding BON domain-containing protein; the protein is MKKLTPFLISGFLLFGAVACQNPAKTSVEAPAPGETPEAPSVETTQAAKEDAQSELRRRQLNADIRAREGRNNVTGGDADRAVGDLASEVRSKLEANIPGGQLTVEAAKDGTVTVAGTVKNQDQLSKIEPLSKEIKGVTNVVVKAIVAPPQS
- a CDS encoding general stress protein; amino-acid sequence: MVVGVRRRAVGVFSNRTNAEQALHELKNTGFPMDRVSVIARDADKRDDIAGTQVTEKVGDKADEGATAGAVSGGVLGGLTGLLVGLGTLAIPGVGPIMLAGATATALATTLAGAGIGAVAGSLIGALIGLGIPEERARVYNERVERGHYLVMLDGTDAEIVTARAIFSRHGIEEFGVYDYPDSERVTTDVAHTAPTHTNINHTRRAIGVFSHRRDAEAALSELRDAGFPMSYVSLIAKDTTGHNIAGADRNVGVGNKADEGAKTGAVTGGALGGLGGLLVGLGALAIPGVGPVIAGGAAATAIATTVAGGAIGAAAGGIVGGLVGLGIPEDRARVYNDRFQRGDYLIIVDGTESEVRQAEAILRHRGIEEFATYDVNDNNRAYRPDLNRNRYDETPVYSATSDHDDPNVIVVDHRDERI